The genomic window TACAACTTTCAAGACATCCACAACTTCATCACGAGTGACACCTAATTCCTTTTTAGCACTCATGATTTGCTTTTCAGTTGCACGGCTGTCTGCATTGGATGCTGCAATTCCAATAGCTATCAACTTTTGAGTCTTATAGTCCAATGCTTTTCCATTCCATACAGCATCATTTAAAGCTACAATAGCTTG from Methanobrevibacter ruminantium includes these protein-coding regions:
- a CDS encoding carboxymuconolactone decarboxylase family protein, coding for QAIVALNDAVWNGKALDYKTQKLIAIGIAASNADSRATEKQIMSAKKELGVTRDEVVDVLKVVLLTSGMQPFNKALQIANKVFED